A region of the Plasmodium cynomolgi strain B DNA, scaffold: 0774, whole genome shotgun sequence genome:
tttctactttttttagTAGATTTTCTTCTTGTCCTTGTATTTCTGATACACcttgatatatattttcaacattttcgCTTTCTCTTTTAGTACTTGTAGATGCTTGATGTGAATCTGTTAAAAGAAATGTTTCTTGTACCTTTCTTGTGGGAACATTTTTTAGTGGCTGCAAATCTGATAAATTCACTTTACAGTTAACTTCAGATAGCcacgtatttttttgaattgtATCTCTAAGTTTTTCTAATAGATTACGTAAGATCGAATCATCCTTATAATAGTTTTCATCGAATtgattataatataaaattaacgTTCTAAGATCACTACATAAATCTGGTCTATTAGTCAATTTCTCTGTTTTTTTAACGGAACGATACAaatcatataaattatataagcttagcatttttttaaatttataaaagtCTAGGTATTCTAGTTTATTGACACAATCAACATCAGATTCTTTATTATTGAGATCTAAcacaaattttgtgaaaatttcaaatgtAGATGATTTACCCCTACCAAATTCTGCTGTTTTAATTTcatcatataacaagtagCTAATATAATTGCAACTTTGTCCCTTATCAaggtaataaaaaacatgAGTATTGCTTAAATATTTCAgtaatttagaaaaaatattagataaagtttttttatgtctgCATTATGAAATTCGTAACTTTCGTAAAAGTTCCAATAtcttttatatgtatta
Encoded here:
- a CDS encoding hypothetical protein (putative); this translates as MLSLYNLYDLYRSVKKTEKLTNRPDLCSDLRTLILYYNQFDENYYKDDSILRNLLEKLRDTIQKNTWLSEVNCKVNLSDLQPLKNVPTRKVQETFLLTDSHQASTSTKRESENVENIYQGVSEIQGQEENLLKKVETLGGSKRELEEKGDGKDLGGNSQVFPKTLDSLYPKQTIQEFERSLSSGNISDTMHSPTKHNNSSGILNQIQYSLSDTLQNIDPVPVVGVSGGIKNMKIYPCFNIKFKLPLLPNYILKFLKFSYKY